A section of the Phaseolus vulgaris cultivar G19833 chromosome 8, P. vulgaris v2.0, whole genome shotgun sequence genome encodes:
- the LOC137826872 gene encoding cytochrome P450 86A1-like produces the protein MQMDTLSLFFILTPILSAYLLWFLLLAGTLTGPKPFPFLGTLPQLFHNRHRVHDWIAANLRAAGSSATYQTCIIPIPFLARRQGFYTVTCNPKNLEHVLRTRFDNYPKGPRWHAAFHDLLGNGIFNSDGDTWLMQRKTAALEFTTRTLKHAMSRWVNRSIKNRLWCIMEKAQKDNVSVDLQDLLLRLTFDNICGLTLGKDPQTLSPELPANPFSVAFDAATEATMHRFLYPGIVWRFQKLLCIGSEKRLKESLRVVEAYMNDAVADRREAPSDDLLSRFMKKRDAAGNPFSAEALQRIVLNFVLAGRDTSSVALTWFFWLLIKHPHVEEKIMNEITTVLSDTRGGDRRRWTEDPLDFGEADRLVYLKAALAETLRLYPSVPQDFKQAVADDVLPDGTVVPAGSTVTYSIYSAGRVETVWGKDCMEFKPERWLSVREDRFEPPKDGFKFVAFNAGPRTCLGKDLAYLQMKSVAFAVLLRHRLSLVPGHRVEQKMSLTLFMKNGLKVFLHPRKLQGVATSS, from the exons ATGCAAATGgacactctctctctcttcttcatTCTAACACCAATTCTCTCAGCCTACCTCCTATGGTTCCTCCTCCTCGCCGGAACCCTAACCGGTCCAAAACCCTTCCCCTTCCTCGGCACTCTCCCGCAGCTCTTCCACAACCGCCACCGCGTCCACGATTGGATCGCCGCTAACCTCCGCGCCGCCGGCTCCTCCGCCACCTACCAAACTTGCATCATCCCCATCCCCTTCTTAGCTCGCAGGCAAGGCTTCTACACCGTCACGTGCAACCCCAAGAACCTCGAGCACGTCCTCCGCACGCGCTTCGACAACTACCCCAAGGGCCCCAGGTGGCACGCCGCCTTCCACGACCTCCTCGGCAACGGCATCTTCAACAGCGACGGCGACACCTGGCTCATGCAGCGCAAAACCGCCGCTCTCGAGTTCACCACACGCACTCTCAAACATGCCATGTCTCGCTGGGTTAACCGCTCCATCAAGAACCGGTTGTGGTGCATCATGGAGAAAGCGCAGAAAGATAACGTCTCCGTTGACCTACAAGACCTTCTTCTCCGCTTGACCTTTGACAATATCTGCGGACTCACCCTCGGTAAAGACCCCCAAACCCTTTCCCCCGAGCTTCCGGCAAACCCCTTCTCCGTCGCTTTTGACGCCGCCACTGAAGCCACCATGCACAG GTTCCTCTACCCGGGAATAGTGTGGAGGTTCCAGAAGCTTCTGTGCATTGGATCCGAAAAGAGGTTAAAGGAGAGCCTCCGAGTGGTGGAAGCATACATGAACGACGCCGTTGCGGATCGCAGGGAAGCTCCCTCCGACGACTTGCTCTCGCGTTTCATGAAGAAGCGTGACGCCGCCGGCAACCCCTTCTCTGCGGAAGCGCTTCAACGCATCGTCCTAAACTTCGTCCTCGCGGGCAGGGACACCTCGTCGGTGGCGCTCACCTGGTTCTTCTGGCTCCTCATTAAGCATCCTCACGTGGAGGAAAAAATCATGAACGAGATCACGACGGTTCTCTCCGACACGCGCGGCGGAGACCGACGCCGGTGGACGGAGGACCCCCTTGACTTTGGCGAGGCGGACCGGCTGGTGTACctgaaggcggcgctggcggagACGCTGCGTCTGTACCCGTCGGTGCCGCAGGACTTCAAGCAGGCCGTCGCCGACGACGTGTTGCCGGACGGCACAGTGGTGCCGGCGGGGTCGACGGTGACGTACTCGATATACTCGGCTGGGAGGGTGGAAACGGTTTGGGGCAAGGATTGCATGGAGTTTAAACCGGAGAGGTGGCTTTCGGTTCGCGAGGACCGGTTCGAACCGCCAAAAGATGGGTTCAAGTTCGTGGCTTTCAACGCTGGACCGAGAACTTGTTTGGGGAAGGACTTAGCTTACCTCCAGATGAAATCAGTGGCCTTCGCTGTGCTCTTGCGTCACCGGCTATCGCTGGTTCCCGGTCACCGGGTGGAGCAGAAGATGTCTCTCACTCTGTTCATGAAGAATGGGCTGAAGGTGTTCTTGCATCCACGTAAGCTCCAAGGtgttgccacgtcatcataa